The Kitasatospora paranensis genome has a window encoding:
- a CDS encoding LamG domain-containing protein, giving the protein MAVHDQPRGRGGAGQLGSPDGDRVVPLVERRHGHHPHHAHAPEPRRLLPPGQRDPLGTWSLDEGAGTVAHDSSGTDDIQLSGTPSWVPGASGTALQFNGGATQYGQSAGPVLDTVGNFTVAARVRIDRTGSWATAVSQDGTTTSGFFLQYSAADNRLAFSTGEGRALSDQAPAAGQWYQVVGVHDADAGTYTLYVDGKAQATVWHQPTGDPAPGPFALGRAYSGGRNSDFWPGSVDQVHVWNRALPATDVATLYSSGG; this is encoded by the coding sequence GTGGCGGTTCACGATCAGCCCCGCGGCCGGGGAGGCGCCGGGCAGCTCGGCAGCCCTGACGGCGACCGCGTCGTACCGCTCGTCGAGCGGCGCCACGGGCACCACCCGCACCACGCACACGCTCCAGAACCTCGTCGTCTCCTTCCCCCGGGGCAGCGGGATCCGCTCGGCACCTGGTCGCTGGACGAGGGCGCCGGCACCGTGGCCCATGACAGCTCCGGCACCGACGACATCCAGCTCAGCGGCACCCCGTCCTGGGTGCCCGGCGCCTCGGGAACCGCCCTGCAGTTCAACGGCGGCGCCACCCAGTACGGGCAGTCCGCCGGACCGGTCCTCGACACGGTCGGGAACTTCACCGTCGCCGCGCGGGTCCGCATCGACCGCACCGGGTCGTGGGCCACGGCCGTGAGCCAGGACGGCACCACCACCAGTGGCTTCTTCCTGCAGTACTCGGCCGCGGACAACCGCCTTGCCTTCTCGACCGGCGAGGGCCGTGCACTGTCCGACCAGGCCCCGGCGGCCGGTCAGTGGTACCAGGTGGTCGGCGTGCACGACGCCGACGCCGGCACTTACACGCTGTACGTCGACGGCAAGGCGCAGGCGACGGTCTGGCACCAGCCGACGGGCGATCCCGCCCCCGGCCCGTTCGCCCTCGGCCGCGCCTACTCCGGCGGTCGCAACAGCGACTTCTGGCCGGGCAGCGTCGATCAGGTGCACGTCTGGAACCGCGCTCTGCCCGCCACCGACGTCGCCACGCTGTACAGCTCGGGCGGCTGA
- a CDS encoding zinc-dependent alcohol dehydrogenase family protein — MRGAVIHAPGDVRFETLDDPRILKPTDAVIRTAVTCVCGSDLWPWRGLDATDEAHPMGHEYVGFVEEVGAEVTGLRPGQFVVGSFATSDNTCANCRNGWQSNCLDREFMSTCQAEYVRIPNAQGTLVATDGTPGEEFWPGLLAVSDVLGTGWYAADAADVRPGSTAVVVGDGAVGLCAVIAAKEMGAERIIAMSRHRSRQRLALEFGATDIVTERGEDGVARIKELTGGIGADSVLECVGTAESMQQALRSARPGGSVGFVGVPHEVAVDGQELFYSHVGLRGGPAPVRRYLPDLIDRVLSGRIDPGKVFDLTLPLEQVADGYRAMDERRAIKTLLKP, encoded by the coding sequence ATGCGCGGAGCAGTGATCCACGCCCCCGGCGACGTACGTTTCGAAACCCTGGACGACCCCAGGATCCTCAAGCCCACCGATGCGGTCATCCGGACGGCCGTCACCTGTGTGTGCGGCTCCGACCTGTGGCCCTGGCGGGGCCTGGACGCGACCGACGAGGCCCACCCGATGGGGCACGAGTACGTCGGCTTCGTCGAGGAGGTGGGAGCCGAGGTCACCGGCCTGCGGCCCGGCCAGTTCGTCGTCGGCTCGTTCGCGACCTCGGACAACACCTGTGCCAACTGCCGGAACGGGTGGCAGTCGAACTGCCTGGACCGCGAGTTCATGAGCACCTGCCAGGCCGAGTACGTGCGCATTCCCAACGCCCAGGGAACCCTGGTCGCCACCGACGGCACGCCCGGCGAGGAGTTCTGGCCCGGCTTGCTGGCCGTGTCCGACGTGCTGGGGACCGGCTGGTACGCCGCCGACGCCGCCGACGTCCGGCCCGGGTCCACCGCCGTGGTCGTCGGTGACGGCGCGGTCGGACTGTGTGCGGTGATCGCCGCGAAGGAGATGGGCGCGGAGCGGATCATCGCGATGAGCCGCCACCGGAGCCGCCAGCGGCTCGCCCTCGAATTCGGCGCCACCGACATCGTCACCGAGCGCGGCGAGGACGGCGTCGCCCGGATCAAGGAGCTGACCGGCGGGATCGGCGCCGACAGCGTCCTGGAGTGCGTCGGCACCGCCGAGTCCATGCAGCAGGCCCTGCGCTCGGCCCGGCCCGGTGGCAGCGTCGGATTCGTCGGCGTTCCCCACGAGGTCGCCGTCGACGGCCAGGAGCTCTTCTACTCCCACGTCGGCCTGCGCGGCGGCCCCGCACCCGTCCGCCGCTACCTGCCCGACCTGATCGATCGCGTCCTGTCCGGCCGGATCGACCCCGGCAAGGTCTTCGACCTCACCCTGCCGCTGGAGCAGGTCGCCGACGGCTACCGGGCGATGGACGAGCGCCGCGCGATCAAGACCCTGCTCAAGCCCTGA
- a CDS encoding carbonic anhydrase: MTGDRMTVHAALETLLAGNRRFIAGSPEHPNQDAARRAAIVPSQSPFAVLFGCSDSRLAAEIIFDRGLGDLFVVRTAGHVLGPEVLGSIEYGVSVLGSPLVVVLGHDSCGAVAATRAAVQDGTTATGYVRDVIERVTPSVLAARAAGHTDDSDFIDTHIQHTVDLLLDRSRVLADAVDAGTAAVVGLSYRLVDGTARLVTVRGTEAPVGTPS, encoded by the coding sequence ATGACCGGTGATCGAATGACTGTCCACGCCGCGCTGGAGACACTGCTGGCAGGCAACCGGCGTTTCATCGCCGGCAGCCCCGAGCACCCGAACCAGGACGCCGCACGCCGCGCCGCCATCGTGCCGTCCCAGAGCCCGTTCGCGGTCCTGTTCGGCTGCTCCGACTCCCGTCTGGCCGCGGAGATCATCTTCGACCGCGGCCTGGGCGACCTGTTCGTGGTCCGCACCGCCGGCCACGTCCTCGGCCCGGAGGTGCTCGGCAGCATCGAGTACGGCGTCAGCGTGCTCGGCAGCCCGCTGGTCGTCGTCCTCGGCCACGACTCCTGCGGTGCCGTCGCCGCCACCCGCGCCGCCGTCCAGGACGGCACGACCGCCACCGGCTACGTGCGCGACGTGATCGAACGCGTCACCCCGAGCGTCCTCGCAGCCCGCGCCGCCGGCCACACCGACGACAGCGACTTCATCGACACCCACATACAGCACACGGTGGACCTGCTGCTGGACCGCTCCCGCGTCCTCGCCGACGCCGTCGACGCCGGCACCGCCGCTGTGGTCGGCCTCTCCTACCGGCTCGTCGACGGAACCGCCCGGCTCGTCACCGTCCGCGGCACCGAGGCGCCCGTCGGTACCCCCTCCTGA
- a CDS encoding BrxA/BrxB family bacilliredoxin, protein MPYSPLLVKPMKEELTSIGFKELLTAAEVDAAMDGATTGVTLVAINSVSGCAAGMARPGVRLALESDGKHPDRLYTVFAEQDLEATARMRNHFPDIPPSDPSFALFKDGELVHFIPRHRIEGRDARQVAADLTNAFEEFCQ, encoded by the coding sequence ATGCCGTACTCGCCGCTGCTGGTCAAGCCCATGAAGGAAGAACTGACGTCGATCGGGTTCAAGGAACTGCTGACCGCGGCCGAGGTCGACGCCGCGATGGACGGTGCGACCACCGGCGTCACCCTGGTGGCCATCAACAGCGTCAGCGGCTGCGCGGCGGGCATGGCCCGCCCGGGCGTCCGCCTCGCCCTGGAAAGCGACGGCAAGCACCCCGACCGCCTCTACACGGTCTTCGCCGAGCAGGACTTGGAGGCCACCGCGAGGATGCGCAACCACTTCCCCGACATCCCGCCGTCCGACCCGTCCTTCGCCCTCTTCAAGGACGGCGAGCTCGTCCACTTCATCCCGCGCCACCGCATCGAGGGCCGCGACGCCCGGCAGGTGGCCGCCGACCTCACCAACGCGTTCGAGGAGTTCTGCCAGTAG
- a CDS encoding helix-turn-helix transcriptional regulator has protein sequence MDNREEVREFLTSRRAKISPERAGLPAGPRRRVPGLRRSEVAALADMSVEYYAKLERGSLAGASPAVLEAVARALQLDDAERAHLLHLARAADGSDALTRPRRRTTTRPWTPHRSLQWTLDAITAGPAVVTNGRTDVLAANPLARAFYTDLSANPDNRRNLARFNFLDPASRRFYPDWELFADMAVAMLRREAGRDPHDKDLHDLIGELSTRSYAFRTRWGTHDVRRHGTGTKRFHHPAVGDLTLAYESLDLAAEPGLHMTVYTAEPGSASEEGLRLLASLAATENAAPAVRHPAG, from the coding sequence ATGGACAACCGCGAGGAGGTCCGCGAGTTCCTCACCTCGCGGCGAGCGAAGATCAGCCCGGAGCGGGCCGGCCTGCCCGCCGGGCCCCGGCGGCGCGTGCCCGGGCTGCGCCGGAGCGAAGTCGCCGCACTCGCCGACATGAGCGTCGAGTACTACGCGAAACTCGAACGGGGCAGCCTCGCCGGCGCCTCCCCGGCCGTCCTCGAAGCCGTCGCCCGCGCCCTGCAGCTCGACGACGCCGAACGCGCCCACCTCCTGCACCTGGCCCGGGCCGCCGACGGCTCCGACGCCCTCACCCGGCCCCGCCGCCGCACCACCACCCGGCCGTGGACCCCGCACCGCAGCCTGCAATGGACCCTCGACGCGATCACCGCCGGGCCCGCGGTCGTGACCAACGGCCGCACCGACGTCCTGGCCGCCAACCCGCTCGCCCGCGCCTTCTACACCGACCTGTCCGCCAACCCGGACAACCGGCGCAACCTGGCACGCTTCAACTTCCTCGACCCGGCCTCCCGCCGGTTCTACCCCGACTGGGAGCTGTTCGCCGACATGGCGGTCGCCATGCTGCGCCGCGAGGCCGGCCGCGACCCCCACGACAAGGACCTGCACGACCTCATCGGCGAGCTGTCCACCCGCAGCTACGCGTTCCGCACCCGCTGGGGCACCCACGACGTCCGCCGCCACGGCACCGGCACCAAGCGGTTCCACCACCCCGCCGTCGGCGACCTCACCCTCGCCTACGAGTCCCTCGACCTGGCCGCCGAGCCCGGACTCCACATGACCGTCTACACCGCCGAACCCGGCTCCGCCTCCGAGGAGGGGCTGCGCCTGCTCGCCTCCCTGGCCGCCACCGAGAACGCCGCTCCGGCGGTCCGGCACCCGGCCGGCTGA